A segment of the Frankineae bacterium MT45 genome:
CTTTACGTCGAACTAACTTTGGCTAGACAGCCACACGTAGAACTTCTGCGACCGTCGTAAGACCGTCGGCGGCCTTACGCAAGCCGTCGGTGCGCAGGCTGTGCATGCCTTCCGCGGTGGCTACCTTGCGGATCTCATTGGCCGAGGCGCGCTCGACCGCCAGTCGTTCGACCTGTTCGCTGACGGTCATTACCTCGTGCAGGGCAACCCGTCCGCGATACCCGGTACCGGCGCAGGAGCGGCAGCCCACCGGATGCCAGAGTTCCTTCGGCAACTCGATGAGGTCCACCGGCCAGCGCGAGGCCAGCAGGTCAACCTCCTCGGGGCGGTAGGACTCCCGGCACCACTCGCAGAGTCGGCGGGCCAGGCGCTGGGCCAGGATGCAGTCGACCGATGAGCCGACGAGAAATGGTTCGATCCCCATCTCGACAAGCCTTGTAATTGCGCTGGGTGCGTCGTTGGTGTGGAGCGTGGAGAGCACGAGGTGACCGGTGAGCGAGGCTTCGACGGCGAGCTGAGCCGTCACCTTGTCCCGGATCTCACCGACCAGGGCGACGTCGGGGTCCGAGCGCAGGATGGCCGGCAGGACAGCGGCGAAGGTGAGCCCAGCCTTGATGTTCACCTGTACCTGATTGATGCCAGGTAGGCGGTACTCGACCGGGTCCTCAACGGTGATGATGTTGACCTCGGGCGTACTGATCTTGCTCAGCGTCGCATAGAGCGTGGTCGACTTTCCCGACCCGGTCGGACCGGTTACTAGGAGCATGCCGTGTGGCTTGGCGAAGGACGTAGAGAAGCGCGCGTAGTTCTCATCGGTGAAGCCGAGCTTGCGCAGATCGAGGTCGATACCGCCGGTGTCGAGAACTCGGAGGACCACCTTCTCGCCCCAGACCGTCGGTAGCGTAGCGCTACGAAGGTCTACTGAGCGTGACCCTAGGTTGACCGTCATTCGGCCGTTCTGGGGTACGCGGCGCTCCGTGATGTCCAGGGCCGACATGATCTTGATGCGGGAGATGAGCGCGGACTGCACCGCGTGCGGCACGGTGTCGATCTCATGGAGCACGCCGTCGATGCGGTAGCGCACCCGCAGGTCGCTCTCGGTCGGCTCCAGGTGCAGGTCGGAGGCCCGGTTGGCGATCGCCTGCTCGATGAGCGAGTTGACGTAGCGCACGATCGGCGCGTCCTCGCCGCTGGCCTGCAGATCGGCGTTGGTGTTCTGGGTCGGCGATCCGAGCGCCGCCGCGACCTCGCCGAGGTCGGTCTCCTCGCGCTGCAGTCGCTCGATCGCCTTCAGCAGGTCGTCGCGAGCCGCCACCACCGGCCGGATCGACATGCCGGTCGAGGCCCGCAGGTCATCCAGCGCCATCACGTCGTTGGGGTCGCTCATCGCGACAATCAGCTCGCCGAGCTCGATCCCGACTCCGAGGACGGTGTGGCGGCGGGCCAGGGCCAGCGGCACCTTCTGGGCGGCCTCATTGTTCAGGTCGTAGTTGACCAGGTCGATGACGCGCAGGCCGTACGCTTCGGCCGTCGCCTCGGCGAGATCCGCTTCGGTGATGACGTGGTCATTGACCAGGACGTCGCGAAGCTCCCGGCCGCTGGCGTGTGCGCTGGCGATGGCCTGATCGATCGCAGGCTCGTGGGCCCCACGCTCGATCAGCTTCTCCAGCACAGGGGCCAACGACTGATACATGGGGCCAGGCTAACCGAGAATTACACAGAGTGCCCTGTTGAAAGCGCCGTTTGTGCACCGGTTGAACAAGCTCTTTCGGACACCTGACCAGCACCTGACCGGCGACGCCGTAACCATGGCCGGTTGATGCCAGTTCGGCGGCAAGTCCCGGCGGACCCTCACTTCTCAATGCCTGCTGCGTTATTCTGCGCCAGTGATGTCGCCGAACCCCTCCGCCCGCGTTCCGACGAAGGCGCGCGTGAAGTCGTCCAGCAAGACCTCCACCGACCGCGTGAAGAGTGGTGCCGACGATCCCGTCGCCCGTCGTGAGCCGCGCGATGCGAAGGCGAGCGGCAGTCGCTGGGAACGCTTGCAAGGGTGGGGTGAGCGCCAGCTGACCTACCGCCCCGAGCTGGTCATCCTCACGCTGTTGGCCCTCCTCACCCGTTTCTGGGACATCAACAGCCAGCAGACGGTGGTCTTTGACGAGGTGTACTTCAAGACCGCGGCCGGCGACTACCGCACCCACCAGTACTTCTTCGACCCGCACCCGCCGCTGTCGAAGATGCTGATCTCGCTCTGGTCGTGGCTGTCCGGGCAGAACCCCAATGTGGTGGCCAGCAGCACCGAGGCCGACAGCGTCGTTCGCTACCTACCGGCCTTCGCCGGGGCCATGCTGGTGCCGATCGTCTGGGTCATCCTGCGCCAGCTCAAGGCCAGCCGCCGCGTCGCCGCCCTCGGGGCCGCTGCGGTGCTGCTGGACAACGCGCTCATCGTCGAGTCCCGCTTCGTCCTCACCGACTCGCTGCTGATCGCCTTCGGCGTCGGCGCCGTCGCGGCGTACCTGGCCACCCGCACCCGCACCGGCTGGCGCTTCTGGGCCTTCGTCGTCCTCGCTGCGCTGCTCGGTGGAGCCGCCTTCGCGACCAAGTGGACCGGCGCCACCGCGCTCGCCCTCATCGCTCTGATCTGGCTCTACGACGTGGGTCAGAAGGTCTACACCGAAATGTTCCGGGGGCGCCGCGGTTTCGACCGTAGCTGGTGGCGCATCGCTGGCGTTGCGGCCATCTTCCTGGTGCTGCCGCCACTGCTCTACTTCGGGGCGTTCTGGATCCACTTCCAGCTGCTGACTCACTCCGGACCGGGTGACGCCTACATGTCGGCCCGCTTCCAGCGCACCCTGATCGGCAACCCGAACTACGACCCGAACTATCACATGACGTTCTGGGGCAAGTTCTGGGACACGTACCACGCCTCGACGCTCTATGAGAAGGAAGTCACCAAGATCGGGCACCCGTACGGGTCGCGCTGGAACCAGTGGCCGCTGATGAACCGCTCCATCTACTACTGGGCCGGTCCATCGGTGGGCGGCGAACAGGGGAACATCTACCTGATCGGCAACCCGATGGTCTGGTGGGGTGCGGTGATCGGCATGATCGCGGTCGCGTCGAACATGCTCTTCCAGCTGCGCCGCTTCGCCGGCTATATCTTCGCGCTCTGCC
Coding sequences within it:
- a CDS encoding C-terminal four TMM region of protein-O-mannosyltransferase, with amino-acid sequence MSPNPSARVPTKARVKSSSKTSTDRVKSGADDPVARREPRDAKASGSRWERLQGWGERQLTYRPELVILTLLALLTRFWDINSQQTVVFDEVYFKTAAGDYRTHQYFFDPHPPLSKMLISLWSWLSGQNPNVVASSTEADSVVRYLPAFAGAMLVPIVWVILRQLKASRRVAALGAAAVLLDNALIVESRFVLTDSLLIAFGVGAVAAYLATRTRTGWRFWAFVVLAALLGGAAFATKWTGATALALIALIWLYDVGQKVYTEMFRGRRGFDRSWWRIAGVAAIFLVLPPLLYFGAFWIHFQLLTHSGPGDAYMSARFQRTLIGNPNYDPNYHMTFWGKFWDTYHASTLYEKEVTKIGHPYGSRWNQWPLMNRSIYYWAGPSVGGEQGNIYLIGNPMVWWGAVIGMIAVASNMLFQLRRFAGYIFALCLLGVAYLMNWLPFERIHRVMFLYHYLFALLYCVMFAVLGLGVLMNWNRESDEHFWQTWAWKRDWLYVTILGLIVVGYLFIFPLTYGWRLTPGALDFRMLLNKWR
- a CDS encoding type IV pilus assembly protein PilB, whose translation is MYQSLAPVLEKLIERGAHEPAIDQAIASAHASGRELRDVLVNDHVITEADLAEATAEAYGLRVIDLVNYDLNNEAAQKVPLALARRHTVLGVGIELGELIVAMSDPNDVMALDDLRASTGMSIRPVVAARDDLLKAIERLQREETDLGEVAAALGSPTQNTNADLQASGEDAPIVRYVNSLIEQAIANRASDLHLEPTESDLRVRYRIDGVLHEIDTVPHAVQSALISRIKIMSALDITERRVPQNGRMTVNLGSRSVDLRSATLPTVWGEKVVLRVLDTGGIDLDLRKLGFTDENYARFSTSFAKPHGMLLVTGPTGSGKSTTLYATLSKISTPEVNIITVEDPVEYRLPGINQVQVNIKAGLTFAAVLPAILRSDPDVALVGEIRDKVTAQLAVEASLTGHLVLSTLHTNDAPSAITRLVEMGIEPFLVGSSVDCILAQRLARRLCEWCRESYRPEEVDLLASRWPVDLIELPKELWHPVGCRSCAGTGYRGRVALHEVMTVSEQVERLAVERASANEIRKVATAEGMHSLRTDGLRKAADGLTTVAEVLRVAV